The DNA region GCGCCGGCTGCTCGCCTTCCTGCTCGCCGTCGCACCGGTCGCCCTAGTGCCGGTCACCGCCGAGCTGCTGCGCCACCGGCTGCCACACCGGCTGCCGATGCACTGGGACGCCGCCGACGTGGTCGACGCGACGAGTTCGCTGACCAACAGCGTCACCGGGTACACGATCGGCGCCTCCGTCGGGGCGGTACTCGCCGCCGTCGGGGTGCTGCCGCTGGGGCTGCGGTGGCGGCTCCGCCGGTGGCTGATCACCATCGGCGCGGCGGTGGCGGCCTTCGTCGCCGCGATCTGGCTGACCACGGTGTCACTGTCGATCGACGTACTGGATCCGGCGCAGGCACCGGCACCGAGCTGGCACGTGCCGGCGCTGCTGATCGGCGTCAGCGGCTGGACGTTGGCGGCGTACCGGGCCTGCGGCCCACCACCGGCGGCGCCGGCGGCGGCCGGCCGACCCGCCGCCGACCTGCCCCGGGTGCCGCTGCCGCCCGGTACGGACAGCTGGACCGCGCCGACGGCGGTGTCCCGCCACGGGTTCTGGCTGCTGGTCCCGCTACTGCTGCTGACCGTGCTGATCGGGTTCTGGCTCAACATCTGGGCGGCCAGCCCGGCGCTGCTCGCCGCGCTGCTGGTGGGCCTGATGCTGGTCAACCGGCTGAGCATCGACCGGGCCGGCATCCACATCGGGTTCGGCCCGTTCGGCTGGCCCCGGCTGACGGTCCCGGCACGGGAAATCGTCGGCGCGGTCGAAACCACCGTCCGGGTCTCCGAGTGGGGCGGCTGGGGATACCGGCTGCACCCCGACATGCGGGGTCGCGGCCTGATCACCGGATCCGGCCCGGGAGTACGGGTCGAGCTGTCCGGCGGGAGGTACTTCGTGGCGAGCACCCGGGACGCGGCGACCGTGGCCGGGCTCGTCAACACCGTCGCCGACCTCGTCGAACGCTGAACCGCCAGCCCGGTCAGATCCCGGTGGGCCAGCCGCTGGAGGACTGGCCGGACGGGTTGAACGCCGCGTGCAGTGCGGCCGCCACCCGGTCCTGTGCCTGCACCGCCACGTCCAGGACCGCCCCCATGCCGAAGAACTCATGCGGTACGCCGTCGTAGTGGATGTGGTCGACCGACACCCCGGCGGCCCGCAGCCGAGCGGCGAACTCCTGTCCCTGGCTGCGCAGCGGATCCCGCTCCACGGTGATCACCACCGCTGGCGGCAGCCCGGCGAGGCGCTCCACCGGCACGTCGAGCAGCGCCACCCGGGGATCGGCGAGCAGCTGCGCCGACGGGAAGGTGTGCCGGGCGAACCAGCTCAGCATCGCCCGGTTCAACGGTGCCGCGTCGGCGGCGTCCACGGTCGAGTCGTCATCGACGACGACGCTGGTCAGCGGGTAGATCAGCACCTGGAGCAGGGGCAGCCGTTCGCCCGCGTCACGCAGTTGCAGGCAGGTTGCCGCCGCCATGTTGCCGCCGGCCGCCTCCCCGGCGATCGCGATCCGCTGCGGATCCCCGCCGATCTCCCCGGCGTTGGCCAGCAGCCACCGGGTGGCGGCGAGGACGTCGTCGTGGGCGGCGGGGAAGGGATGCTCCGGCGCGTGCCGGTAGTCCACGGCGACCACCATGCACCGCTCCCGGTTGCACAGCGCCCGGGGTGTGGCGTCGTAGGTGTCCAGGTTGCCGACCACCCAGCCGCCGGCGTAGAGGTAGACCAGCACCGGCAGGCCGGCCGACGGTGAGGCCGACGTCGGCCGGTACACCCGCAGGGTCAGTTCGCCGCCGGGCCCGTCGATCACGTAGTCGAAGACCGAGTCGACCGGTTCCCGTTCGTCGAGGTCGCCCCGGTCGGCACGGATCCGGGCCACCGCGTCGGTCAACGTCGGCTGCCGGCGGGCCTCGGCCGGATCGAGGATCTCGGTCGGCCGGGGCCCGAGCGCCGCGAACGCGTCCAGCAGCGCCTGTGACTGTGGCTCCAGCAACCCGGAGGCGTCGGTGGCGACCCAGCCGCGCCGCCCCGACGTCCGGTCCCGCAGCCGGTCGAGCAGCGCGGTCGGCCCGCCCAGCAGCCGACCGCCCCGGGCGGTGTTCGGTGCCTGCGGGTGCGGGTGGGTCGGTGCCCGGTGCTTGGCAGCGCTGAACTGCTCCCCCAGCTGAGTCATCCGTTGCGGTCCGACGGCGGACCGCAACGCCGGCAGCAGGATGCCCTCCTGCTCGGTGGCCTGCCGCCGGACGTCGGCGATCAGGTGGTTCAGCGCCTCCTCGAAGTCCAGGTTGCCGGGTTTCGACCGGTCGATCTCCGCCGCGGCCTCCTTGATCCGTTGCCGGGTGTCGCGGCCCCGGCCGACCAGATCGGCCACCGCCTCGGCCGGCAGCCCACCGGCCGCCATCCGCTGGGCCACCTCGGGCTCGTCGAGCACCGGGTCGAGGGTCTGCTCCTCGGCGGCCAGGTGCATGGACATCCGGAACACCACCTGGTCGGCGAGGATCCGCCGGTCTCCCTGGCCCGCCTCCAGCCGCTGGAAGATCCGGTCCAGCAGGATGTGGTCGTCGCGGATCGCCTGGTCGATGTCACCCGGCAGCGCCTCGATCACCTGTCCCATGGCTCCCCCTGGTCGCGTCCGTTCCCGCGCCACCGCCGCTGGTGGCCGCCCGCCTGCGGCGCGGGATACCCGACACCGCCGGCATGATTCCGCCGTACCGCCGGTCGTTTCGGGCAGATCTTGGCCGTACCGCTGGTCGTTTCGGCCCGATCGCGCCCGGCACCGCCGGTCGGGTGCCACGATGCGGTCAGTGGGGTGCGCCCGACGTCCCGCAGGAGGAGAGGCCGTCATGTCCGTCGCCGCAGCCGGGGTCCCCGCCTGGGTCGATCTCGGCACCCCCGACCTGGCTGGTGCGATCCGGTTCTACGGCGAACTGTTCGGCTGGACCGCCCGGATGCCCGACGAGCCGGACAGCGACGGGTACGTCCTGTTCAGCAAGGACGACAAGCTGGTCGCCGGGGCCGGCGCGGTCTCCACCGACGGACAGCCGCCCACCTGGACCACCTACATCGGCACCCTGGACGCCCAGGCCACCGCCAAACTGGTCGAGTCGGCCGGCGGCACCGTACTGATGCCGCCGTTCGACGTACTGGACCGGGGACGGGCCGCCGTCTTCACCGACCCGGGCGGTGCCAGCTTCGCCGTCTGGCAGCCGGTCGGGATGGTGGGTGCCGAGTTGATGAACGTGCCCGGTGCGCTCTGCTGGAACGAGCTGACCACCCGCGACCCCGACGGTGCCAAGGAGTTCTACGGCGAGGTGTTCGACTGGGAGGTACGCGACACCCCGTTCCCCCCGATCATGTACACGGAGTGGCTGGTCGAGCAGCAGCCGGTGGCCGGGATGATGCCGATGGTCGGTGACGACTGGCCGGCCGAGCTGCCCGCCCACTGGATGGTCTACTTCGCGGTCAACGACTGCGACGCGACCGTCGAACACGCCACCGCGCTCGGTGGCACCGTGTCAGTCGCCCCCACCGACCTGCCGCACGGCCGGTTCGCCGTGCTCCACGACCCGCAGGGGGCGTTCTTCTCGGTCATCCGCATCGCCGGCGACTGACGCACCGCCGGCGACTGACGCACCGCCGGCGACTGACGGGTCCCCGGGGGCGCGGGTGGACCGGTCGCGGACCGGGACGACCAGCGGGCCGTGGGCGCCCGGCAGCACCCGTACCCGGGCCCGGTAGTAGCGGGCCAGGTTCTCCTCGGTCAGTACCTGCACCGGCGGGCCGTCGGCGACCGCACGGCCGGCGGCGAGCAGCACCAGCCGGTCGGCGTACTCACCGGCCACCGACAGGTCGTGCATGGTCGCCAGCACGGTCAGCCCCCGGTCGCGGCGCAGCTCGTCGACCAGCTCCAGCACCTCCTGCTGGTGGCCGATGTCCAACGCGCTGGTCGGCTCGTCGAGCAGCAGCAGCGGCGCCTGCTGGGCGAGCGCCCGGGCCAGCAGCACCCGCTGCCGTTCGCCACCGGAGAGGGTGCTCAGCTGCCGGTGGGCGAACCCGGACAGGTCGAGCCGGTCCAGCACCTCGTCGACCACCGCCAGGTCGGCGGCCGACTCCCGCCCCAACGGCGGGACGTACGGCGTCCGCCCGAGCAGGACATAGGCGGCGACGGCCATCCCGGCAGGCACCACTGGGGACTGCACGACGGTGGCGACCCGCCGCGCCCGGTCCCGACGGCCGAGCCGGGCGATCGGCGTACCGAACAGTTCCAGGGTGCCGGTGGCCGGCACCAGCCCACCGACCGCCCGCAGCAGGGTCGACTTGCCGGCGCCGTTGGGGCCGATCACGGCCACCCATTCCCCGGCGCTCACCGTCAGGTCGACACCGTCGAGCACCGGCGTACGGTCGAGCCGTACCCGCAGGTCACGGGCCTGGACCACGGCGGAGCGAGCGGGGCCGGCGGGGCCGGCGGAGCGAGCGGGGCCGGCGGGGCGAGCGGGGCCGGCGGCGGAAGCAGCGGAAGCGGTCACAGCGTCACCGTCCGGCGGGTGGTACGCAGCACCAACACGAAGAACGGGGCGCCGAAGAAGGCGGTGACCACGCCGATCGGGATCTCGGCAGGCGCCGCGACGGTGCGCGCCACCACGTCGGTGACGGTCAGGAAAGCGCCGCCGAGCAGCATCGACAGCGGCAGGATCACCCGGTAGCTGCTGCCGACCACCAACCGGACCAGGTGCGGCACGATCAGCCCGACGAACCCGATCAGCCCGGAGACCGACACCGCCGCCGCAGTGCCCAGCGACGCCGCGGCGAGCAGCAGGTAGCGGGACCGCTGCGGGTGCAGCCCGAGGCTGGCGGCCTCCTCGTCGCCGACCGACAGTACGTCGAGTTCCCGGCCGTGGACCAGCACCACCAGGCCGGCCAGCACCGCGTACGGGGCGATCAGCCGCACCTCGTGCCAGCCGTCGGTGGCGAGCCGGCCGAGCAGCCAGGAGTAGACCTCGCGGATCGTGTCGACGTGCCGTTGCAGCAGGTAGGTCTGGCCGGCGGCGAGGAACGCCGAGACCGCGACGCCGGCCAGGATCAGCGTCGCGGTGGACCGGTCCCGGCCGCCGGCCGCGCCGAGCAGGTAGGTCAGCGCGACCGCGCCGACGGCGCCGACGAAGGCGGCCACCGGTACGGTGACCGGCAGCCCGGTCAGCACTCCGGTGCCGGGGCGCAGCGCGATCACCGCGGTCACCGCCAGCCCGGCCCCGGCGGCGACCCCGAGCAGGTGCGGGTCGGCCAGCGGGTTGCGGAACACCCCCTGGTAGCAGCCGCCGGCCAGGGCGAGCATGCCGCCGACCAGCAGCGCCAGCACCACCCGGGGCAGCCGCAGCTGGGTGACGATCGCGGCCTGCCGGTCGGTCAGTCCACTGTCGAGTTCCACGCCGGGCAGTTGGTCGAGCAGTTCGACGCCGACCGCCAGCGGCGGCAGGCTGGCCGGGCCGAACGCGAGCCCGGCCAGCACCGCCAGGACGACGGTGGTCACCGCTGCGGCGAACCAGCCGACGGTCAGGCCCGGCCGGTGGCGGGCCGTACGGAGCATGTCAGGACGTCGCCGCGTCGACCGCGTCGACGATGGCCCGGACCAGGTCGACGACGCGGGGACCCCACCGGGAGGCGATGTCGTCGTCGAGTTCGACCACCTGGCCGGCCTGTACGGCGGTGATCGTGGACCAGCCGGCGCGGGCCGCCACGGTCTGCGCGTCCTGCGCGCAGCACTTGGTGTCGGCCAGGAAGATCAGGTCCGGGTCGGCGTCGATCAGCGCCTCGGCGGACAGCTGCGGGTAGCCGCCGGCCTCGCCCTGCGGGTCGGCCGCGTCGGCGACGTTGGTCAGCCCCACCATGGCGAACAGCGAACCGACGAAGGTCTGGCTGGTCACCGTGTAGAACGTCGGGTCCAGCTCGTAGTAGTAGGTCAGCGGCTCGGCCAGCTCCGGCGCGTCGGCGACCAGTTTGTCGATCTCCGTACGCATGCCGTCGACCAGGTCGGCCGCCGCGTCCGGGTGCCCGGTGAGTGCGCCCAGTTCGGTGATCTGGCGGTACGTGTCGTCCAGGGTGACCGCCGCGTCGGCCAGGTACACCGGGATCGACAGCCGGTTCAGCCCGGCCACCACCCCGTTGGCGTCGGTGGAGAGCACCACCAGGTCGGGCTCGTAGGTGACGATCGCCTCGACGTTCGGGGTGAATCCGGACAGGTCGGTGATCGGCGCCTCGGCCGGGTGGTTGGAGTTGTCGTCGACGGCGGTGACCTGATCGCCGGCGTCGATCGCGAAGAGCATCTCGGTCAGCGTCGGCGACAGCGAGACGATCTTCTCCGGGCGTTCGTCGAGAGTCACGTCGCCGACGGTGACCGGGAAGCTGGCCCCCGCCTCCGGGCTTACGCCGGGCTGTGCGTCGTCGGCTCCGTCGGAGCCGGCCTGGGAGCAGCCGGCCAGGGCAAGCGTGGCGGTGGCGGCGACTGCGGCGGTACGCAGCAGCGCCGCCCGCAGCCGATACGGTGTCCTCATTGGTCCTCCTGTCGGTCGAGGGGTGCTGCTTCGCCGACAGGTCGGGGGTGCCACTGGGCTGGCCCCGGCCAGGTTGGCGAGGCGCCCTTCCTCGAGAGCGCGGTTCGCGACCACACCGCAGGCGACCTGGCTCGCCCCGGGCGGCGGTCGC from Solwaraspora sp. WMMD791 includes:
- a CDS encoding alpha/beta hydrolase fold domain-containing protein, giving the protein MGQVIEALPGDIDQAIRDDHILLDRIFQRLEAGQGDRRILADQVVFRMSMHLAAEEQTLDPVLDEPEVAQRMAAGGLPAEAVADLVGRGRDTRQRIKEAAAEIDRSKPGNLDFEEALNHLIADVRRQATEQEGILLPALRSAVGPQRMTQLGEQFSAAKHRAPTHPHPQAPNTARGGRLLGGPTALLDRLRDRTSGRRGWVATDASGLLEPQSQALLDAFAALGPRPTEILDPAEARRQPTLTDAVARIRADRGDLDEREPVDSVFDYVIDGPGGELTLRVYRPTSASPSAGLPVLVYLYAGGWVVGNLDTYDATPRALCNRERCMVVAVDYRHAPEHPFPAAHDDVLAATRWLLANAGEIGGDPQRIAIAGEAAGGNMAAATCLQLRDAGERLPLLQVLIYPLTSVVVDDDSTVDAADAAPLNRAMLSWFARHTFPSAQLLADPRVALLDVPVERLAGLPPAVVITVERDPLRSQGQEFAARLRAAGVSVDHIHYDGVPHEFFGMGAVLDVAVQAQDRVAAALHAAFNPSGQSSSGWPTGI
- a CDS encoding VOC family protein, which produces MSVAAAGVPAWVDLGTPDLAGAIRFYGELFGWTARMPDEPDSDGYVLFSKDDKLVAGAGAVSTDGQPPTWTTYIGTLDAQATAKLVESAGGTVLMPPFDVLDRGRAAVFTDPGGASFAVWQPVGMVGAELMNVPGALCWNELTTRDPDGAKEFYGEVFDWEVRDTPFPPIMYTEWLVEQQPVAGMMPMVGDDWPAELPAHWMVYFAVNDCDATVEHATALGGTVSVAPTDLPHGRFAVLHDPQGAFFSVIRIAGD
- a CDS encoding ABC transporter substrate-binding protein; its protein translation is MRTPYRLRAALLRTAAVAATATLALAGCSQAGSDGADDAQPGVSPEAGASFPVTVGDVTLDERPEKIVSLSPTLTEMLFAIDAGDQVTAVDDNSNHPAEAPITDLSGFTPNVEAIVTYEPDLVVLSTDANGVVAGLNRLSIPVYLADAAVTLDDTYRQITELGALTGHPDAAADLVDGMRTEIDKLVADAPELAEPLTYYYELDPTFYTVTSQTFVGSLFAMVGLTNVADAADPQGEAGGYPQLSAEALIDADPDLIFLADTKCCAQDAQTVAARAGWSTITAVQAGQVVELDDDIASRWGPRVVDLVRAIVDAVDAATS
- a CDS encoding iron ABC transporter permease, which translates into the protein MLRTARHRPGLTVGWFAAAVTTVVLAVLAGLAFGPASLPPLAVGVELLDQLPGVELDSGLTDRQAAIVTQLRLPRVVLALLVGGMLALAGGCYQGVFRNPLADPHLLGVAAGAGLAVTAVIALRPGTGVLTGLPVTVPVAAFVGAVGAVALTYLLGAAGGRDRSTATLILAGVAVSAFLAAGQTYLLQRHVDTIREVYSWLLGRLATDGWHEVRLIAPYAVLAGLVVLVHGRELDVLSVGDEEAASLGLHPQRSRYLLLAAASLGTAAAVSVSGLIGFVGLIVPHLVRLVVGSSYRVILPLSMLLGGAFLTVTDVVARTVAAPAEIPIGVVTAFFGAPFFVLVLRTTRRTVTL